A region of the Thioploca ingrica genome:
GGCATTGAGTGGGGTGCGTAATTCATGACTCATATTAGCTAAAAACTGGCTTTTAGCTAGATTAGCTGCTTCGGCAGTCATTTTAGCTTCTTGTAAAGCCATTTCGGCTTGTTTACGTTCAGTCACATCGCGGAAAGTCATCACTGCACCGGTAACTTGGTTAGCTTCCCGAATTGGCGTAGTGATATATTCAGCCGTAAACGAAGTCCCATCTTTACGTCGAAAAATCTCATCATCACGATGGCAAACCTGACCGGCTTGCAGAGCATTACAGATAGGCGATTCTTCTAAAGAATAACGGGTCCCGTCGGCTTTGGTGTGATAAATTATTTCGTATTGTAATTGTCCAATGATTTCATTTTGCTCATAGCCTAACATTCGAGCCGCCGCCGGATTGACTAATATCAACTGACCGGTTAAATCGAGTCCTAAAATACCTTCTCCGGCTGATTCTAAGATCAGTTGAGTTTGATGACTCAACCTTTCTAAAGCCATTTCAATCTGTTTACGTTCATTAATTTCAGCTTGCAATCGTTGATTGGTAGCTAATAATTCTGCGGTTCGTTCTTGGACACGTTGTTCTAGTTGCTCACGTGCTTCTTGTAATTTCGCTTCGACCAGTTTCCGTTCATTAATTTCTTGTTTGAGTTTTTCATTGGATTCTAATAATTCAGCCGTGCGTTCTCGTACCTTACGTTCTAATTCTTGATTATGTTGTCGTTCTTGTTGAATAAAGCGTAAATAAGATTGAATTCGACTAATTAATTGATTAGCGTCAATCGGTTTAGTTAAATAATCCGCCGCTCCAACGGCAAAACCTTTTTGTTTAAATTGTTCAGATTTATAAGCTGCTGTTAAAAATACGATAGGAATGTGTTGAGTTTTTTTGCGTGAACGAATCAATTGTGCCGTTTCAAAACCATCCATTTCCGGCATTTGAACATCTAAGATAATTAAATCAATTTTTTCTTGGAGCAAAATTTGTAAAGCGATGGCGCCCGATTCCGCTTCCAAAATTTGGGCGTTAATATGTTCATCAATGAGGGTATGTAAGGTAAATAGATTATTTTTATTATCATCAACAATAAGAATATTCATCAAATCAGCTTGGTCTGACATAGTTATTTACCTTGATTTTATTAATTTTCTCATTAATTTTATCTTCCTCATGGGACTGTTCGCGAATAATCAGAAATAAATGTTAGGTTATATGATTTATTATCTGTTTTTATATTTTAATCAATTCAACCGAGATCATAATGAACAGATGAGGAAATAAATCAAATTACGCAAATTATGTGCCTTATGGTGGCTTCGATTTAAGAGAGTATTTTCACTAAACTGCAAGAATTAATCGATTATTAAGCCATCGATTATGACTTGAAAAGATGACTATCTTTAGTTGAACGATTAACCAGTTGTAGTAAATAAGGCCCAATTTGAGTGAGAGGTAATATGACATCTACAGTCGTAGCGGCAATAGCGGCTAAAGGCATGGCATTAGCCTCGGCAGTGGCGGGATCTTGTACTATCACATAGCCTCCCATTTGCTTAATTTTTTTAACGCCATAATTGCCATCATGATTAGCCCCAGTCAAAATAATACCGATCAGTTTATCTCGATAAGCATAAACAGCGCTCTCAAATAAAACGTCTACTGAAGGGCGAGCAAAGTTAACGTGTCCTTCTATAGAAAGCGAGAAACTCCGATCTTCTTCTATCAATAAATGATAATTGGGGGGAGCCAGATACACGACCCCACGAGCAATGGTTTCTTTTTCGTCAGCTTGTTTAACCATTAGGCGCGTTTTGGCACCTAGAATCTGAGCTAAATAACTATCAGATTGTGGATGCAAGTGTTGCACAATAGTAATTGGAAGGGGGAAATTATGGGGTAATGCCGATAAAACCGTAGTGAGTGCTTTGATACCTCCAGCAGAAGAACCAATAACAACCGCTTCAAATTTTTTATTGGCGCTAATCATAAGTTCTTATCTCTTCAGAATGAGAAGCTTTTTTGATATAAA
Encoded here:
- a CDS encoding CheB methylesterase, producing the protein MISANKKFEAVVIGSSAGGIKALTTVLSALPHNFPLPITIVQHLHPQSDSYLAQILGAKTRLMVKQADEKETIARGVVYLAPPNYHLLIEEDRSFSLSIEGHVNFARPSVDVLFESAVYAYRDKLIGIILTGANHDGNYGVKKIKQMGGYVIVQDPATAEANAMPLAAIAATTVDVILPLTQIGPYLLQLVNRSTKDSHLFKS